DNA from Flavobacterium aestivum:
TGGAAAGATTTGTAATTACTAGGAATGCAGATGGTATGTTTCAATTTAGTTATAAAGACAGACAAGGAAGGACAATCTTTTATAGTGGGTGTTATACAAGAAAAACAATGTGTGTAAAAGGGATATGCTCAGTAAAATATAATTCGCAGGACAGTGTGAAGTTTAATAAGAAGAAATCGCCTAACGGAAACATGTTTTACTTTAACATTAAGTCATCTAACGGAAAGGTCATCGCTATAAGCGAGTTGTTTGAGGAGAAGGAGATGCGTGATTCTTATATTACATCTATAAAAAGTGGTGCTTTTAATGCGATTATCGAAGAGGATAAAAAAGCTAAAAGCGTGTCTAGAGAACTAAGTTGGTAATTTTAGTATTGACCCCAAATAAATCATAATTCCTAGCAATAGAATTAGAATCTATATTTCTTGTTATTTTTAATGATATTGAATTAGTATGTGCACTTTTTTATAACAAGAGCAGAAAGCTACCTGAGGGTAGCTTTTTTTGTTTGTAACAGTTATTTGTGTTTGTAAGGTAATTTTTATTTTAACAATATTTTAAACTTATCCCAGCTAATCATAAAATTTCAGAGTGCTTACTTTTTGGTTTAAAATCGATTAAACCATATGGATTTACTGGGGTAATGGGCGGTGTCTTGCTGTAGGAAACTACTAATTGTGAGCTTATTTTGTGATTTATGTTTTGTTAAATTTAATAAAAATTTAATAAAAATTTAATACGGAATTTTGAAAAATGTATTTTTCAAAAGTGCTTTTCGTCTCTTTTTTCTTATTTGTTGAATAATATTTTATTTTTTTTAATTTTTAAAAATTTAATTATTCATTGGGTTATTGTGTGATAAAAATTATTGTTTTTGTGTTAAAATGTGATAAATTTTATAAAATTTTAAGTTTAAAAAAATGGAATGTTATTTTTTTGCCAAAAAAAACACGCTTAGAATTTGTATCCCATTTTTTGCTGCAAGAAATAATTTTAAAGTTTGCTTTATATTAATTTTCAAAAAGTTTAAATAATGAGATTAAAGTTCAATGGATTCTTAGCACTACTTGTGGTGCTAGTGACGCAACTAACTTTTGCGCAAGAGAGATCTGTTTCAGGAATTGTTTCTGATAATGCAGGTATGCCTTTACCAGGTGTAAGTGTATTAGTGAAAGGAACAAAAACTGGAACTCAATCAGATTTTGATGGAAAATTTTCTATCAAGGCTAACCCAAACGAAGTCTTGGTTTTTAGCTACGTGGGGATGAAACCCCAAGAAGTATCAGCAAGTTCTACTACACTTAAGGTA
Protein-coding regions in this window:
- a CDS encoding YegP family protein: MERFVITRNADGMFQFSYKDRQGRTIFYSGCYTRKTMCVKGICSVKYNSQDSVKFNKKKSPNGNMFYFNIKSSNGKVIAISELFEEKEMRDSYITSIKSGAFNAIIEEDKKAKSVSRELSW